Part of the Methanomicrobia archaeon genome is shown below.
GCCCGCGAGCGCACAGGGCAATCTGGAGATCCATTGCAATCCGCCAGGGCAGCACGCGAGCAGCGTTACCTCGCCTTCATCTGATCCCGGCTTTCCCGTGCCCGAACTGCTCTCGGTACTGCTCCTCGGCCTGGGGCTGCTCGTGCTCCTCGGGCTCTGCGGGCTACGGGGTAAGCGACGGCACGGGTAAATGAAGCCCGGCCCGAGCTGTATACTCCGCTCTGAATACGATATTCAAGCCGCTTATGCTATGCTCGGTCCTGCTCTTGACGGTAAAAGCGAGGGTCGCTGAGGGCTGCTCCTCACCACGAGGCACATACATACCTGAAGGTTGTTCCGTTCCCCCGCACCATACATATCCGAGCGAGTAGATCGCGTGCCGGAATAAAAAGCGGAAATAATATATATCGAATAGCGTTATACTACCTATCGATGGGGTGCTGTACTGAATGACGAACCGAAGAAGAGAGATGATGGGGCTGCTAGTTTGCATTTGCGTCGCGCTGCTCTGCGTCGTGCCTTCCGCACAGGCTGCGACCACGCAGGTGCATGTGGTGAAGTACGCCGCGGATAACGCGACGATCCTCAATGAGACGACCGTGAACTACACATGTATGGAGGCAAATCTGCCGGTTCACGGAGATGGTGTAACCCATTACTACTTCCAGGGACCAACCTTTAGTGAGAGCGATCCGTGGAATCCTGATGAAGACGTGAACGTAGAGAGCAGGGATTACGGCGCCGTGAAGGGCACGAATGTCAAGGATTTATGCGATCTGGTAGGAGGGATGTCTCCCGGCGATGAGGTGAGGATCACGGCAACTGACGGCTTCAACAAGTGGTTCGGATACACGAACGTCTACGAGCCGCAGCCCAGACAGGGACCCATTGTGCTCTGCTGGTATAATGGCGAGGAATCTATTACCGGTGAGCCTCAGGGAACCGGATATCCCGACATAGACTATTATAATGGCATGCGTCTCATCTTCTTCGCCGATACCAGCACCAATCCCTGGGGCTACCATTGCTTTGGTGACTGGGATATGCACGAGTGCCTGGATGAAAAATACTGGCATTATTTCGATGGGATATGGCCATCCTCAAGCGGACTATCCATAACGTGGGTGGATACGATAGCGATCTACAGCACGATAGAACCACCCAAACCCACACCAACTCCGCTGCCATCGCCGTCGCCCTCACCCTCGCCTCCTGCCAATCTGCCAAATGAGTCTTCTCGTACTCCCGCATCTGCACCGGACGATACCGGTACAAAAATCCCTTATTGGAGCGTGATAGTGATCGTACTCGTTTTAATTCTCATTGGAGGTCTTATAGCGGTGAGGGACGAATGGAAAAGAAGATGATGATGACCGTATCGCTCGTTATTGTGGTATGCATAGCAACGATTGCGCACGCGTACGCGCAAAGAACGCCATTCATGATCTCCGGATCGTTTTTCGATCGCAATGGTAACCCGTGCAATGCACCACGGATACATATAACAAATCTCAATACGGGTGTGGCCTGGGATGCCAGGAATGCTTCGACATCTAACTATTACCAACTCATACTTACCAATGGCGACGTCAGTGCGGGTACTATCTTACAGTTTAACGCGTCTGGATGCTCATGCGCACAAACGATCAATCACACGGTAACGCAGCAGGAAATGGAGGCGGGCGGCATATTTGACTTTGATATTGATAAAGTTCATAATGTCTCTCTCTCAACAGACTACGAGGATGCGATAAACGGTATAAAGATTACGACAGCACAGGGCACGGTCGTTAATGCTACTGAGAAGCTG
Proteins encoded:
- a CDS encoding argininosuccinate synthase, translated to MTNRRREMMGLLVCICVALLCVVPSAQAATTQVHVVKYAADNATILNETTVNYTCMEANLPVHGDGVTHYYFQGPTFSESDPWNPDEDVNVESRDYGAVKGTNVKDLCDLVGGMSPGDEVRITATDGFNKWFGYTNVYEPQPRQGPIVLCWYNGEESITGEPQGTGYPDIDYYNGMRLIFFADTSTNPWGYHCFGDWDMHECLDEKYWHYFDGIWPSSSGLSITWVDTIAIYSTIEPPKPTPTPLPSPSPSPSPPANLPNESSRTPASAPDDTGTKIPYWSVIVIVLVLILIGGLIAVRDEWKRR